The following DNA comes from Candidatus Binataceae bacterium.
GGCCGTCGGGCTTTATCTGTCGCACATGATCGTGCGGCAGCTCGACTGGTCGATTCGCAATCACGACCAGCCGACCGTCACCCGGTACCTGAACATCTCGCTCCGCGCCCTGCGGGTTATTCGGGAATTGCGTGATCGTCCCCGCTGAAGCTGCGTTGTGCGGGCTATTTCCTTTGCGAGTTGCGGGTAAAGGCAATTCCAGCGAGGACAGTGAAGGGTGCTTTGGCAAGAATCCGGCCCTAGCGCGCGGCCCGATACCATGTAGGATCGGCAACCCCGGCCGCCGTGAACGCCGCGATTCGCTCCGCACATTTGGTGCATGCGCCGCAATGAACCAGGCCGCGCGGCTTCGCGCAGGACAGCGTGAAGCCCAGCGCAAGGTCCCTGCCCCGGCGGATTACTTGCGCCTTGCTCAGCCCAACAAACGGCACTCGAATCTTGACCGGCAGCCCCATCCCCAGTGCAATCGCGCGTTCCACCGCGCCAAAGAATTGCGGTCGCGCATCCGGAAAAGGATTCGCGTTCAGCGGCGCCATCGCGATCTCGCCGATCCGGTGGTATGCGCAAAAGACGGCTGCCTTGACCAACAAGCTCAGGTTCCTGCCCACGATGTAGTTCGACGAGGTCGCGGCGCGGTAGCCGGGAACGCCGCGACCGGTAACGCTCCAGTGGTTTGGCGCGATGTCGGTCATCGGCAGGTCAAGAATTTTCAGTGCGGCGATTCGAAGTCCGCACAAAGTTTTCACAAACTTGCGCAAAGCGAACAATTCCTCAGGTTCCCAGCGAAGGCCTGCGCGGACGTAGACAGGAAAGACATGTCGCTTGCGGCGCGCCAGGTGTGCAAGCAGCACCGAGCTGTCGAGCCCTCCGCTTGCGAGCACCGCGATCCGAGAAGGCACCGGATTAACCCGGAAGGAGCGGCTGGACTCACCCATCGGAATACGCTGAATCGAAGTCGAGAGCCTCGCCCTCGCGCGTGGAGGCAATGGTCTCGGGAACCCACCACAGTAGCGGCACGATCAACGCGGTCGCCAGGGTCGTGATGATGACCGCCGGGGTGAATCCAGCTCTCGCGTAGATCCAACTTCCGAGCAGATTGCCGGAATTGGTCGCCGCCGAATAGGTGGTCGTCAGGGCCAACATCATGCCGGTACCCTCGAGCCCTTTCGGGCAGGAGCGGATGATGAGGTCCACGTAGGCCGCGGTGGGCAGTCCCCCGAATAGTCCGTAAAGTACCGCGATAGCGAGGGCGCTGGCCGGGCTCCGCGCGAAGAACATGATGGGACCTTGAAGAATCGCGACCAGCGTTCCCCACCAGAGCAGCGAGGAGAGGGTAAACCTCCTGCACAGCGGTGCGTACAACATTGCACTTGGGATGAAGAACAGCCACTGGAGTGCTGTGAACGTGCCAAACACCTGACTCGACACTTTCACCGTCTCGGTCAGGTGATAAAACATCGGAGTTCCCCATCCGGGCCCGAAATTCCACAGCAGGAAAATTCCGGCCGCTGGCCAGATCGGGCGATAGCCCGCAAGTCGCGCGATCGCATCCAGACTAGTTTCGGAGCGGACTTTTGACTGCTCGAAAGCCACTACTGCGTCCAGCCGCCAAAACGATTGCACCGCGATCACGGCGGTCACTACCGCCGCGATGAGAAAGGTTACGTGCGCGGGAACATGAGCCACCAGCCATCCTCCCAGTAATGCCGAGATGACCGCAGGCACGTAGGTTGCCACACCTGACACCACGCTCAAACGACCAGTCATAAGATGACCTTGCGCCACACCGGTCATTAGCGCCTGCGACCCGCTAAGGATGATCAAGTATGCGATCCCCGCGATTAGGGTAGCGTAGAGAAGCCTCGAGTAAGTGATCGACGCGATCCCTAGATACAGATAGGCCGCGAGCGCAACGGTTGCACCGACGAGGAGATAAAAGCGATCACCCATCAACCGGGGACGATATCGATCGCGCACAAAGCCGGGCAGAAAGCCGAAGTATGCTGGAATGCCGGCAATCACGACGAACACGGCCAGCTCCACCGGCGAGAGGCGAAGGTTGTCCTTCAGATAGTAGCTGATCGGAATCGCGGCGATGCCAATCGGTGTGCCGAGCCCTACCGCCAGAAAGAGAATCAGGAAATATCCGAGAATCGCGCTCCGCGTACCCGCGGAGTCCGGCGCATATCCCCCCGAGTCCGCATCGGTCTCACCTCCGAGCATCTGCGGTTCGGGTGGCATAGGACGTGGGCGTTTCTATCCGGGTCCAGGCTGCGTGGCAATCAAGCTATCAGGCGGCCACCGTCGACAAGAAGAGTCGCGCCGGTAGCGAAATCAGTTCCTTCACAGAAGAAGAGCACCGCGCGCGCTACGTCCTCGGGCGAACCCATCTTCTTGGTCAGGGTACCGGCGACCATTTTGGCGATATCATCAGTACCGTACTCTTCGGGGGCGAGCACCGGACCGAGTGCAACGCAATTCACCTGCACCTCTGGCGCTAAGGCCTTTGCCAGCGCGCGGGTCAGGCCAATCAGGCCAGTCTTGGAGACCGTATAAGGCAGATAGTTGTTGTACGGGCGAATGCCGGCCCAATCGCCGATGTTCACGATCTTGCCCGCTCCTCGCTTGCGCATCTGCAGGCCGGCGAATTTGGCCAGGAAGAAAGGCCCCTTGAGGTTGGTGTTGAGGGTTACATCCCAATCTCGCTCGGTCACTTCCGCAAGCGGCTTGCGACTGAAGACCGAAGCCGAGTTCACCAACACATCGATACGTCCGAGCGTCGCTATAACTTCGGAAACCATCGCCTCGATATCGGAAACCTTTTCTAGGTTGGCGTGAAACGAACGTGCGCTCCCGCCCCGAGATACTATCTCGTCCACTACTTCCTGCGCTTCGCGTTGGGAGCTTCGATAGTGAATTGCGTTGATCGCACCACGGGCAGCAAACGAGCCTGCTATCGCGCGCCCGACGCGTCTGCCAGCTCCGGTCACCAGCACGACCTTGTTGCGGAGATCCATGGCCGTCCGAACTTTCGCGGTCGAACTGCTATGCCGCGAGGGAGCTTTGAATCGCCTTCGCCAGCGCCAAGTTGTCACTGTGGCCGGTTCTCGAGGCGATCACGTGCCCCAGCACTGGCCGGCAGAGCAAATACAGATCTCCGATCAAATCGAGAACCTTGTGGCGCGCGAACTCGTCTGGGAACCGCAAGGTCGTGTTCACGACCTTTTGATCATCGACCAAAATGGCATTGTCGATGCGTCCACCGCTGGCGAGGCCCATCTCGGTCATCTTGCGGAATTCTTCCACGAACCCGAAGGTGCGCGCCGGCGCGATCTCCTCCATATAGCTTTCGGGCGAGGTCAACTCGAAGTGTACGTGTTGGCGCCCGATGGGATGGGGATACTCCAGCGAATAGTCGATGATCAGGTGGTCGGCAGGTTCAATCCTTATGAATTCGCGGTCACCGGGCTTACCGACAATTGTTTTCCTGATGCGAACGGGCTCGACTGGCGAGCCCTGATCGTTGGTGCCCGCTTCGTGGATCTGTTTGCAC
Coding sequences within:
- a CDS encoding 7-cyano-7-deazaguanine synthase → MGESSRSFRVNPVPSRIAVLASGGLDSSVLLAHLARRKRHVFPVYVRAGLRWEPEELFALRKFVKTLCGLRIAALKILDLPMTDIAPNHWSVTGRGVPGYRAATSSNYIVGRNLSLLVKAAVFCAYHRIGEIAMAPLNANPFPDARPQFFGAVERAIALGMGLPVKIRVPFVGLSKAQVIRRGRDLALGFTLSCAKPRGLVHCGACTKCAERIAAFTAAGVADPTWYRAAR
- a CDS encoding SDR family oxidoreductase, with protein sequence MDLRNKVVLVTGAGRRVGRAIAGSFAARGAINAIHYRSSQREAQEVVDEIVSRGGSARSFHANLEKVSDIEAMVSEVIATLGRIDVLVNSASVFSRKPLAEVTERDWDVTLNTNLKGPFFLAKFAGLQMRKRGAGKIVNIGDWAGIRPYNNYLPYTVSKTGLIGLTRALAKALAPEVQVNCVALGPVLAPEEYGTDDIAKMVAGTLTKKMGSPEDVARAVLFFCEGTDFATGATLLVDGGRLIA
- a CDS encoding MFS transporter — encoded protein: MPPEPQMLGGETDADSGGYAPDSAGTRSAILGYFLILFLAVGLGTPIGIAAIPISYYLKDNLRLSPVELAVFVVIAGIPAYFGFLPGFVRDRYRPRLMGDRFYLLVGATVALAAYLYLGIASITYSRLLYATLIAGIAYLIILSGSQALMTGVAQGHLMTGRLSVVSGVATYVPAVISALLGGWLVAHVPAHVTFLIAAVVTAVIAVQSFWRLDAVVAFEQSKVRSETSLDAIARLAGYRPIWPAAGIFLLWNFGPGWGTPMFYHLTETVKVSSQVFGTFTALQWLFFIPSAMLYAPLCRRFTLSSLLWWGTLVAILQGPIMFFARSPASALAIAVLYGLFGGLPTAAYVDLIIRSCPKGLEGTGMMLALTTTYSAATNSGNLLGSWIYARAGFTPAVIITTLATALIVPLLWWVPETIASTREGEALDFDSAYSDG